aaaaaaaattgtagcaTAGTCTATGCTGTGGTAACTGTCATAATATCGGACATGTATCGGATGTCGGATGGACCttctttattgtttatttaagtGTGTGATTTAATTCGACTAACTATTTTGTAATAAAGTATTTGACAATAGCCATTAAAATGTCTGGTCGCGTTTCTATTAGATTAGCATCTGAAAGGGTTAATCATAGTGTAGCATCTAGCACAGATTTGCCCAGGTTTTATACGCCCGGTGAGGTTATAACTGGCATGCAAGATTTTATGCGGTAAGATCATTGATAAATAAAATCAGTATCATATTCAAGCGGActtcaaatatgcaatagtgttttataaatatatcTGGTTCTTTTCAGTGGTCATGGAACATCATCGGTTGGCGACAATCTCGTGGCGTCAGTGGCTGGAGTCATGCAAAAAGTCAACAAATTGATCTGTATTCAGCCTATTCGTAGCCGCTACGTGGGTGAGATAGGCGATGTAGTGGTCGGGAGAGTCGTCGAGGTCCAACAGAAGCGATGGAAGGTGGAGACCAATGCACGTTTGGACTCGATATTGCAGCTTTCGGCCGTAAATCTACCTGGTGGGGAACTGGTAAGTTTTGCAATGATTGCAGTATTCTATAAGCTTATATTTCCGGTCACTAGTGACTGCTATCTAaacaaaaatgtaattatttctaatcctaatatatatatatatatatatatatatatatatatatatattttataatttatttatgtaaacaaACAGCCACTACAAATAGTACTTACTAAACTAATTAGTGTAATGTCTACAATATGTCTGGCCCACACCGGTGCTTACCACTTTTTACAAAGATATGGGTTATTTAGTGTCCCGGGTtagataaaaattaaaatcctaccttcaaaaaacaatatttgtattttattttatatttgtgatTTCCCAATTATATTGGACAGGACATGAGATTgtaaagtaagttttttttatttctttcataTCATTATTAGAATAAGAATAGAGTTGTAATCATCACAGTAGGTTTAAAATTGTATTCTGTTGTTTATTAGGCCTATCACTCAtatttcattcttatttgaatAACTCTTTAATGGTTGTGAGTGTGAGATAAAGCCTGAtagtgataaattaaaatattttgtaataactATTACCTGTATGTCACATaaagatataataaaaaaaatcttgactTATCAGGATGGACATAACACTGTCACAATTAGTAGCAATATTTCACTTTTGTCTCCCACACTTTGGTTCTGTACGAAGGTTGTGTTGTAGCGCCGCAGGTCTGCAGAAGACGAGCAAATGATGAGGAAGCATCTACAAGAAGGGGACCTGATCAGTGCTGAAGTGCAGAATGTCTTCCACGATGGATCCTTGTCCTTGCACACTAGGAGCTTGAAATATGGAAAGGTATGATTGTTTTAACTAAATGGCTATACTAAAACCAATCACTCTCCACACAAATACATAGTGTGTTTTCTGTCACACCTACTCACTGTAGGTAGGCATAACAGAGAGCACACTGCATATTTGCATGCAGTGGGTGTATGATTTTAGTATATTGCCACTAACACTTTATTACTACTGCTACTGCTGTTGCAGCTCCAGCATATTAATTTGCAGATAactaatttaaaatgaaaactgTGTTACCATTAGctgtatatttttgatataaaccAATTTCAATGTTATAGTTGTAAATgttcaaacatcaaacatcaacatttattcagcaaataggccacaagggcacttttacacgtcaacattgaatttacatacaagcaaaaataataacatcaacaattttataaaataaaactaacaattcaatctaacatattacaattactaagagatgtatatggtctcttaatgtcgaattacatacaaaatacagatacaaaacacaaaaaaaaactataatatttagaggtgtaaatgtctctaggtgtcagaactataagattatatagtttatcaagttatccttagagatgtatagggtctccaagagtcaatatcctgtataattaatacattcattaagagaaaagaaacatacgagagcagaatgaggcgtctcactgtaattaattaataaaaataaagttactaagtataatagcttgtgttagcttaaacagaccagtctccacaaacagcacccgttcacgagtatgacgcgtatctcagccatcgcctccctcaaccttcattcgggaaagtggcgacccgatcaacgacgccaccgtaagcaaagacttttaagcgagcatggcatgttcaagctaccggcctatattaatattaaaatagtaataacatgtagctgtaagacacggcattttgtgctcgtatgttacataaaaagacagtatagcttcgcataattactagcctaagttgacttagagatgtaaaggtctctaagtgtcagaaacattaaatatataggtatgtacaatcaaaaataaagtatataaataaatacttagagatgtataaggtctccaagtgtccaaaactaaaattaaattaaacaatttaatcaagcgagaacatcattgtctcatgtgtcaattctactggacactagcatatttaattcacaatgtaaaaaaaaaaacaatattttattacttttatactaatgaaatcaagctaccgccttaaaggcatctctatcgtttataaaatcatttacagtgtagtacgccttacttaacaagaagcgcttaatgtgcgacttaaatttgtgaagtggtaaattcactacatcagtggggactttgttataaaaacgtgtacagttcccgacgaaagacgtactaaccttacggaggcggtgggcgggcacagcaagtttatgtttgtttctagtgttatagttatggacatcactgttaaccttgaattcgtggatgtttttccgaacatacataatattctctagtatgtaatgagatgcaacggtaagaatgtaaacttctttgaatttctctcttagggatactcgagcgcccagtccatagatggaacgtacagctcgtttttgcagcacaaGTATTGTCTGAATGTCTGCCGCTTTTCCCCACAACAGAATTCCATACGACATaacactatggaagtaactaaagtataccagcctggccgtctctacgtttgttagctgtttgattctcctcactgcataggctgctgaactacgttttccggctagagtgcctatatgtgcatgccattgcagtttggagtctagagtgactcccaggaaaacagttcgatcctcaaattccagcgtatcaccttttattttaatcttgctgttatttacctgcttgacgttaggtagcgtaaacttgatgcatttggttttcttggcgttcaaaagcaaattgtttgccgtaaaccagtttactatggtagatagcgcgtcattaatgctctcgaagctattttcctttctgtccactttaaatataagggaaGTGTCATCTGCTAACATCTGTTAACATTGCAGTTGCCCCAAGGAATGCTGGTAAAAGTGTTCCCATCTTTAATAAAGCGGAGGAAAAACCATTTCCACAATTTGCCCTGTGGCATATCAATGATAATTGGCAACAATGGCTACATATGGCTTAGCCCACAGCGGCAGGACATTATGGCAGAGGAAAATAAGGAAGAAATACAGAATTATGAGACACAGGTTGGTCAAGCTATTATTATCACTGCAATACCCATCCTAGACTGTATGCACAACATCCATAATTTGAACCTTTTCCTTCATACTTGAGTAAAATCTTCAACTAGTTAGAGAGAACAATTTGGTCCTGTCTCTTATGCAGCAAGCTTTAAAAAAGCTATTTTTATATGTACTTCATCTACAGCCCGTAAGCCTGGCAGACCGCGAGGCCATGGCGCGCGTGAAGAACTGCATCGCAGCGCTCGTGGCGTCGCAGGTGATGCTGGACGACACCAGCATCAACTTCGCGTACGAGGAGAGCCTCAAGTATGATGCTGTCAAAGACTTCCTCGCGCCCGAGGCTATGCTGGACGTCGCCTTCCTCACGCAGCATAGAATTAAACATCTAATGGATTCTTATAAAATGTTTCATTTCAATCCTCTTTTTGTACCAAGAGGTGCAAGCAAGCCTGCTTAATTTTCAAGAATAACTGTATTCATCAACATAGGTGCACTCATGCACTGCCGTACTCAGCTAACTTGGATAGAGCCAAATTCTAGAACCCAGCTGAGTTGGATATTAATGGCCTATCAGCCTAGCAgctttgtataaaaaaaagctTTGTTTATAACTCAGGAAAAACCATTTGAAACCACAAAAAAAATTCGATTGTTCAGTTTCTTTTATTAGTGACATTTATACTTAGGTTCAATTTCTAAATGAATTCGGAATTTAGTACTAGTGGATTTGGTGTTATTGCGAGGCTTGTTGCCTTCTGGGTCTGGGTCACACAGAAAcgggaaaaaataaaacagtgCAGTTATCTAAAAGTATATCAATAGAAATCTATAATCAATCATATCACAATTAGTAACGTAAATACTAACATTATAAAAGTAGACAATCTCTGGCACTCAATTGCACATCATTATTAtgctataataattattattattttgagaCATTcgatttatttcataataatcTACAGCAATTACGTATGTAACTGCGACCTGTTTATTTATTTGGCTTGTAGCATTAATTAATTAAGGTACTTTAAAAGAGGcgtaaaaaatgtaaaaatttacaaatatcttcataattaataatttggaCATGATAGTCGTAGAAAAACGTTACATTTAAATTGCATTAGGTAACGAGTACATGAATCATATACCATGTGAACAAATTACTCCAAATTTACAATGACTCGAATTAATCTTTCTTATTCTTTTTACCGAGTATCCTCATAAGTTCTTTCGACATTAAATACTTCTTCTCAGAAGAGCCGTCGTTGCGTTCACAGTCTTCCACTGAAACAAACAATACATTCGAAATTAAACCACAAATCATAGCGATGCGTAACTACACTTTGAATAAATATAGCTCGGAACAAAAATAGACATGTAGCAGTTGTAATACCGAGTCAGGGCCCTTCGAAGCAAATTTAACCGTTATTCTGTGATTGAGAAGGATCCTTATATAATTTTTCAGCATATTTTTCGACACGTTTTTTCTTCTCTATGCGGTACGGCCAAAatttgatatgactattttaGGCCACCATAGTCACCATACACATACGAAAGGTTAAGTCGCTTCCACGAAAGCGTTGATGTGAAAGGAGAAGAAACAACCGGCCATTAACTAGTGACTTACAAAAGCAGAGGAACAACGTATCCACCGCCATGGCGTACACGTTGAAGAATATGGTACTGATGAGATAGGTGGCCACGCCCAGCAGGATGGCGGGCACGTAGTTGGAGTGCAGCCGCTGGCCCTGCGTCACCTCGTACACGAGCCCCCACTCCATCAGGTAGTATACGGCGAAGCCCACGCCGATGGATAGTAGCAGCTTGGACAGGAAGAAGATGAAGTCCGTCACCTAAAACAAAAGTGAGCTcaattaaaaactttttaaagtaggtaatttTGTCTTCTCTGAAATTTGTTATTGTAATATACAAGGAGCTTTCGACTATGCGTGGAGGCCAGTTTCTGAAACAAAGATATGTTGATCTGTTCGGGTAATTTCCAAAATCAATGTTGACTGGGCTTGTGCGTCGTACACGAAAACATGCTAACTGTGGTCCTTACGCATCATCCAATCGATTCCTTGCAGCCGCATGGTATCGTTCATAATTGAGTCCACGGTGCAGAGGCACGAAATTAACCCAGCATGACCAGGCTGACAGTCCAAAAATAAGTGCAGGATGTGGGAAATATTAACCAAACTTAACTAACCTTATCTAAAACGACCACTCGTATGATGTTCCTCATGAGCAGAGAGAAGGCATCGCGCGCGCTAGCGCAGAAGTTCTTCCCGTGCACGGCGCACATTATGTACGCGTTCTTGTTGATGAACTTGAGGAAGCTCTCCAAGCACCAGAAGCAGCACTTGCAGCAGCAGAGGATGCAGCGCGTCAAGGGGTTGTCGAACTTCTTCAGCTTGTGGTCGATGTATTCCAGCATTATTCGGATCACGCGGACGATGGCGATGATCAGAGCGCCAAATGCGACGGTCCCTAAGTGGAAGctgaaaatatcaaaaaagttCAAGTTGTTATCTTGACAAAAATCACTGGAGATAATGTTGTAATTGTGCTGTGGCGTACCGACGCAACGTATTTAATCAGTTTGAAGTTTGTCTTACTAAGGCGCTAAGGCGTTAGGCATGTTTATTTGATTTAACAGTTAAATAATACCTTGCAAACCAAAAATAGGCGGCGTTTAGCACAATAATATGCTCATTCAGCTGGCTTTATCTTCGAAGCTTTAAAATCACCCAACCCAAATTTATTATTAGCATCGATGTTAATTAGTTAATAACCATGCAAAGAAATGCTgagttaaaaacaaaaataaataaatattataggacattttttacacaaatttactaagccccacggtaagctcaagaaggcttgtgttgtgggtactcagacaacgataaatataatatacaaatacttaaatacatagaaaacatccatgacttaggaacaaaCATCTgcgctcatcacacaaataaatgtccttaccgggattcgaacccaggaccatcggcttcacaggcagggtcactacccacttgGCCAgaccgaaaaaaaaaacaaatacatttatgaatgg
Above is a window of Cydia splendana chromosome Z, ilCydSple1.2, whole genome shotgun sequence DNA encoding:
- the LOC134805220 gene encoding exosome complex component RRP4: MSGRVSIRLASERVNHSVASSTDLPRFYTPGEVITGMQDFMRGHGTSSVGDNLVASVAGVMQKVNKLICIQPIRSRYVGEIGDVVVGRVVEVQQKRWKVETNARLDSILQLSAVNLPGGELRRRSAEDEQMMRKHLQEGDLISAEVQNVFHDGSLSLHTRSLKYGKLPQGMLVKVFPSLIKRRKNHFHNLPCGISMIIGNNGYIWLSPQRQDIMAEENKEEIQNYETQPVSLADREAMARVKNCIAALVASQVMLDDTSINFAYEESLKYDAVKDFLAPEAMLDVAFLTQHRIKHLMDSYKMFHFNPLFVPRGASKPA